The following are encoded in a window of Chionomys nivalis chromosome X, mChiNiv1.1, whole genome shotgun sequence genomic DNA:
- the LOC130868347 gene encoding LOW QUALITY PROTEIN: E3 ubiquitin-protein ligase RLIM-like (The sequence of the model RefSeq protein was modified relative to this genomic sequence to represent the inferred CDS: substituted 1 base at 1 genomic stop codon) produces the protein MENSDSSDQGNDQSAPQRRRQVDHLDREEAFYRFVNNLSGEDYRLLRDKNLLGTPGQSTEEELFRRLQQIKDRLPPPLRSSEENGDSSDDESSGDSIIDWLSSVRQTGNTTRSGQSGNQSQMAVSHTNSNSGDFRFSLETNVHRNNGSQTSENENEPSATHLSAENMDHSIHRQMENSASERSSARTPRSEHNSAEALRDVPSTRGRRRARSPKPEPQRRTRARAERSRSSLHPADEIPRRSHHNISSQTFEQPLVNEIEASSRAPHHGTLRHQISGPELLGRGRFVASGSRNSTAQGTSSSDTDTNGEAAGSGQXPPTRDLQVRRVLLAEERQRDSIASRTRSRSQIPNNKVTYESEPGGFRGTFTLSERAAGRTHVSTHRFSTLTIFNTGSRQTTSVLIQTR, from the coding sequence ATGGAAAACTCCGATTCTAGCGATCAAGGAAATGACCAATCTGCCCCACAGCGCAGAAGGCAAGTGGATCACTTGGATCGGGAAGAAGCTTTCTATCGATTTGTAAATAATCTGAGCGGAGAAGACTATCGACTTCTGAGAGACAAGAATTTGCTAGGTACCCCAGGTCAAAGTACTGAGGAAGAGCTGTTCAGAAGACTACAGCAAATTAAAGATCGGCTGCCTCCACCGCTACGGAGCTCAGAAGAAAATGGAGACTCTTCAGATGACGAGTCCAGTGGTGACTCCATAATAGATTGGCTTAGCTCTGTCAGACAGACTGGCAATACAACAAGAAGTGGTCAGAGTGGAAATCAGTCCCAGATGGCAGTGAGCCACACTAATTCAAACAGTGGTGATTTCAGATTCAGTTTAGAGACAAATGTTCACCGTAATAATGGAAGCCAAACctcagagaatgaaaatgaaccaTCTGCTACACATCTTAGTGCAGAAAACATGGATCACAGCATCCACAGGCAAATGGAAAATTCAGCATCTGAGAGATCATCTGCCAGAACACCTAGGTCAGAACACAATTCTGCTGAGGCATTAAGAGATGTGCCATCCACCAGAGGTCGGAGAAGGGCAAGAAGCCCAAAACCAGAACCCCAAAGAAGAACCAGAGCCAGAGCTGAAAGAAGTAGGTCTTCTCTGCACCCAGCAGATGAAATTCCACGAAGATCTCATCATAACATCTCATCTCAGACTTTTGAGCAGCCTTTGGTAAACGAGATCGAGGCAAGTTCTAGAGCCCCTCACCATGGGACTTTGAGACACCAGATAAGTGGACCTGAGTTGCTAGGTAGAGGTCGTTTTGTGGCTTCTGGGTCAAGAAATTCTACAGCTCAGGGGACAAGCTCTTCAGACACAGATACCAATGGTGAAGCGGCAGGATCTGGTCAATGACCTCCAACCAGAGACCTTCAAGTCAGAAGAGTTCTGCTggcagaagaaagacagagagatagcATAGCTAGCAGAACTCGGTCAAGGTCTCAGATCCCAAACAACAAGGTCACTTATGAAAGTGAACCTGGAGGTTTTAGAGGCACCTTTACACTTTCTGAACGTGCAGCTGGGAGAACCCATGTGAGTACTCACAGGTTTTCCACTCTTACAATCTTCAATACTGGATCAAGGCAAACTACATCTGTTCTGATTCAAACCAGGTAA